Genomic window (Gymnogyps californianus isolate 813 chromosome 2, ASM1813914v2, whole genome shotgun sequence):
GGGAATTGAGGATCTCTTTTTCATGCTGATTTCtcaatatatttattctttaaaaattaatgtacaTCTGTGGTTGATTATGTTACAGTAAAGCAAACTCCACAAGTACCTTAAAAAGCTTCACACGCCGTTGACAAAAAAGGGGGTGAAATTCTGTCTCGATTTATCCCTTGTGTTTCCTTACTGGTTCAGTGGGGTTGCAGTGGATGTAATCGGGGGGAAATTATGGCAGCTGGTAATTGCAGAGGAAGTCCAGAGCACACCCAGATTTACCGTAGAGCACTGTGTGTATATACAAGTCAGAATACAGAATAACTATGATAATTCAAATATCACTATATGGTAACCATGGATACTTGTTGACATTTTTAGTGGTAGTGTCTACTTTATCTCAGGACATCTGTCACCGAGCCAGATTTGGTCCTCAGTTAAACATGTAGTGttcccattaaaatcaaaggAGATTTGTCCCTTTAGTGAGACAGAATTAGACTGTAAGTGCTGGAAGCTTTGCTATTTTCCTGAGTTTATAGCTAGGATATTTCACAGAGGATGTGTACATTTTAATGGGTACCCTTTTTCCCCAATGCACCTCTCTGTTCAAGTTAAGAATCAGGAACTCTAAATTAAGACTTAACATGGGAATCATCTATAAAGAGTTAAGATTTAATTGAGCTTTGGGAGCGTTAGCATTTTGATTCATGATAGTTCACCAAAATGTTCTTCTTTGGTAGTTGACTTAAAGCTTAGGGGGAAATTGCAGGGTTTTTCTGGCATGGGCAACTTGAAAAACCATCAAACTTGATGCAATCCTGCTCCTCTGTAAAGGCAGCTGAAGGTACAGCTGTGTCACTGCATTAAGTACCTCGGGAAGGGTAGGCCGTTGTCGGTGCTCTCTGGCACAAGGCATGATAGCGCTGGGACAGTGTGTACCCCAAAATGGCACCCATGTTAAAAATGGTATCCTACTCCGTTGTAACCTGTGGCTTCAAAATCAAATCTTGAGGTAGTCATTTTACAGATACTAACCACATTCTTAACAAAAAGTTAgcaaaacttcaggaaaaaaacagatgtgaGAGGGGCTTTAAATGTTGGGGATTTGCAGTGTGCAGTTAAAGCTGTAACCAGCAGATTTTGAGTCTCTGTGTCATCTGCTTGAAGAAAAGCTGCCTAGGTGGCATGTTTTCCACTCCAGCCCCCATTGTTCACTTTCCTCCATGCAGGtgaaatgtgtgtgtttctCCCTTTCAGCTGGTAAAAACCTACAATTTTCAAATGCTGCTACGACTCCACATTGTATTTTCATGAATTATACCAGAGTAGTAAATGATTTATTGCAGAGTGCCACAATTGCAGAGATCACACCCTACTGTTGGCAAAACCAGTACATCAGTCTACATGGAAATGGCTTCCCGCTCATTTTAGAAGAGCCATAAAAGTGTACACAGGTCGAATCTGCATCCTAATGAAGAGAATCTAAATAAAACTTGttacatcttccttttttctttttttttttttttttttgctgtgcagaTTTCTTCACAGATCTTTGCTTTTGGGATTTTCTGCGTCCTTTTTTCCCAGACATTGgcttattttcagttattaCTTCTGAAAGTGTCACCAGATTATAAAAGTGCAcgtgtctctcttttttttttcttttcatctatTCAGGTAGATATATTACCTTTATCATGGACCCATTTCAATATGTCTATGTCATCCGAAATAGCAAGCAACTTGAATTTCATGAATTCGCTGATAAAATGGCTTCCAAAACTTTTGACTACCCAGCCttgtcaaaaggaaaattccCCGATCTCAAGGAAAACCTGCACAGAATCTACCAGTATCTACAAGGCAAGCCTTTGGATATCATTTCTGACCACATGATGAAAAATCTCCAGGATATATTTGAATGGAAATGCTCACAAGCAACAGattgggaaacagaaaaaatgtacaaattCTGCTGCTCTGTAATGTTTGAAGCCAGTTTTGTAACATTATATGGAAGAGTTCCTGCTGCAGATGGCCACAAAGTTATTAGTGAAATCAGAGACAAATTTATCAAGTTTGATGCCAGCTTTCCCTATTTAGCTGCAAACATACCAATTGAGTTGCTAGGAGCTACCAAGAAGGTTCGGAAGGAGCTTATACAtcattttttacttcagaacATGACAAAATGGCTGGGAGGGTCAAAAGTGGTCCAAGCCAGACGAGATATATTTGAGAAATATGAGCTGCTTGGAGATTACGACAAAGCAGGTAGGAAACTTATGAATGATTGCttgtctaaaataaaataatttactatagacctttgaaataaaaaggcaaaatggcgaccttgaaatttttttatgttctttctaATTGGCTAatgataaaatgttttactcTGAAACAACCCTCTAtgataattgatttttttttttgtgctgagGTGGTAAAACAAGATACTTAATGGTGATAATGAGAAAGATTATAACTGAGCTGCATTTCCTCCCCttattccccccacccccccgacATTACATTTCAAACTATTCTCATTAAGCAGAAAATTAGACTTCAGAAGCCTATTGGTCCTCATTAGCATTCACTGATCCTTGGCTGGGTCTGTGTCCTAACATCTTTTAATTAGCACACTGCAAATCTAATCAGTGTAATAAACGCTattaatcttccttttcacttattttctcCCAGCACATCATTTTGCCTTCCTGTGGGCCTCTGTGGGAAACACGATTCCAGCTACATTCTGGGCCATGTATTATCTTCTGCGGCACCCAGAAGCTCTTGCAGCGGTGCGTGACGAGATTGACCATTTGCTGCAGTCAACAGGTCAAAAGAGAGGGCCCACATATAACATCCACCTCACCAGAGAACAATTGGACAACCTGGTCTACCtaggtaatttatttttatctgttaggaagaaaagaggggCTCTCCCGGCAAACTCAGTTTATCACTCATTTCTGTTTACTGAGAAGGTGGAGGACACAGCTGCCTAATTGACATAATAACACCCATTTACATCAATTATAAATTATGTAGTTTATAGCTGTAGATACTCTCATTGCATGTAAACATTAAAGCCTAGGTAATTAACTATGCAAGGTATGCAAAAGGCTAAATCGAAGCTTTgcaattatttgaaaaaaagttgATGCCTATTAAGTTGTTTGATTCTGAGCATCTGCCGAAGTGTTAATGCATTTCAAATACTTCTGTATGGTACTGCCAAGAAAGAcccttttctgaaattaaagtcgataatgtatttaaactgcaaatgtaatttttttcacagcagtttctttctttctctctctttaacaaaacagaaagacttcTAAAGCGGGCTTCAGTTGAGTGATGATTCCAAACGAAATACAAGAAGGTAAAGCTTTGCAGAGTAGAAATGGTGTTTTCAGTATTGAAAAAAGTACCTCGATTCAAAATAGGGAGCTTTAAGGGAGATACAGGTCTTCCAATTGTGGATCAGGGGTTCAGAGGGAGACCCTTGCCAGTGGCCATTGGAAGTTGTTTGATCCAGGAACTGGATAGGCCTTCAGAGCATCAGCTGATGGTTTCACTTTGTTTGCTGGTGCGCAGGCACTGGCAAGATAAATACTAAAATTAACccaagggaggagagagggtgTAGCAGGTAGGAACCTAACCTTTAAGCATCTGAAAGTCTTCATAGTTAGTGTTAGTAGGGTAGACAACAGCTAAATAAAAGCTTAAAGGTTCaatattcctctctttttaaatatcagaaacAGTTCCCTGTTAAAACTGAGCTCATGTCTATATGTTTTGGTAGCTCATGTCTATATGTCTTGGTAGCTTATGGCCTGAACTGATGTTCCACTCTTAAACAAAGCTGTGTCAAGAGAGGGTGGTGGAGCAGTGCAGTCTTTGTGCCTGATTTGGATCTAAGTAATAGCTGCTGTTCTCCAGGACCATCCAATGTGACATGTCTCAAGAATCTGTGTTCAAACTTGATTTGCTTCTCATagtacaaatacaaaattgaGTTTGATCCAGTTACTTTTTGTTAGAGCATTAATGTTAATCTTACATAGTGTGAGTCTAGTAAGTTGGTTTCATCTGGGGTCATGGCTGTTTTGGTGCAGATTTACCTCTAACCGATGGAGAATGCTTTTGAAGTAGGGGAGATATTGGATAACAAGGACAATTCTGAAGAATAACATGACATTCTAAGCATTTAATGTACATTTAAGGAACACAAGAAAAACTGCTTCACATCAGAGTTAGCATCCAccaaaaaataagagaaaaggaaagttacCGAGCATCAAGAAGATCAAGagagaatttattttgtatttggagACTGAGATGGGAAtggcaagggggggggggggaaaggcacCCCAGAAGTGTaggaataaggaaaataaaagcatatacTTCACTAAAACCATCTGGTGCAAAATGGTATGAACGGTTTAAAACATTAACTGTGTcattcctctgctgctccttgaAATCTTGAAGTACCTTGGTAACATTTGATTTATGTGTTGAGAGGAAAGTGCCACATCCTACTTTGTAGTATTCTTGTAACActtttgttaaattttataATCACGTTAAACGTAATGTGGTATGAACAGAAGCTAGATTTCAATTCTTCTGGCACTTAAGTCATAAAGGGCTGGATACTGTcccataaaataataatatagaaaaaaaatctgtaccaTAGGAGAATTAAAGTCATGCTTCAGcggaaaggggaaagggatgTTTTGTTAATAAATGTGTAGGAGGGACAAAGGTCCCAATTTGCATTGCTTGCGCACCAAAAATCCTCACGTCGCAGGAAGGCTGTGGGCCAGCCCTGCCTTTGCCCTTGCAGCTCGCTGACCCCAACCTCTGAGACTGAGCTTTTCCTCTTCCCGCTCCCCCTGTGCCAACCCAGAGCGTAGGAAACCGGGATTTGTGTCCCTGCTCTCGAGTAAGGCAGACCAGGTGGGATTCTTGTATGTTCATCACCTTGTCATCTCGTTCTCCTGTTTTAAGCGCTCTGATTCTCCGTCCTCTTTTTGGCCTACTCTAAAGAGCCTTTTTTTGGATTCCTCATGCTCTGGAGAACAAGCAAGAATTGCTAAAAAGCCTTTCTCAGGAAGCAACGTTGTTATTATGGTCAGATTCTTTGGGTCTAGGGAACAACGTGGCCTGATTTACTTCTAAATTCAAAGCACAGGTATGtgattttttattaaaaaaagaaaaagctttcaacCCACAGCAAAACTAGCAAATTTTGGCCCTgattgattgtttttttcctatggcaTTTCTGGGGCAGCACACTTTGTTTTGCCTACGTAAGATTTTTCCCGAAACCCAACGCATATTTGTGTGCGCAGAGTAACATACATTATTAGTCGTTATGGCTCACAACGGAGCTCTAATATGGTAAACGACACATGAGAACGGTCTGTCAGTTTTTATGGTTATAATGGAAATGCAAAGGGTAAACCAGAGATATACTTAGTGCATGTTTAATGCTAGGCATGTTTAGTCAGTTCGTTTGTTTAATATTAGTCCATTCATTTATATGGTGAAGTATTCTTGCCCCAGGTCATTGCTGAATCCCAGATATTTCCTGCGAAAAGAGCACAGcttgaaaaattgttttgtacaCGAGAAAGGGTAAGAACCCAAAAACAGCTAATACAGTGTGCGTAGTCGTAACACAAATGCTAAGCATTAAAATCGTTGGTTGGATTGGGagaaatgaatatattttcctGGAATGGGCTGGGCAGTACCATTTAGTTCTTAGTAAGATGCAAATGTACTTGTTTCAGATTATCGTTTGTGTTGGCACACCGTGATGCCTGTGGGTAAATGACCCCCCACCAAATATTTGCATACTCGATAGCTATTTTCCTACAATACACTCTAATAATTATAGTACCCTATTACCTGCTATGTGTTAGTGTAAAATTAACAATCCATTATGCACAAtaagttttataaaacatttacagataGAGAtcatgtttaattaaaattaacttgCCTACGAAAGCCAAATGCACTTATGATTCACAATGACCTTTTATTACCTGCAGTCCCTTGTTTTGGCTGGATGATTGACAGCTTGCTGTTTGGCTACCATGTTGTATTTCAGCTGACAagacttttcattttaactcaATTTGCCTGCCTATCACAAGCTGGTGGCAGGCCAGGCTCAAGTCACCCAGCTTTGCCTCAGCAGCTTGCTCTATTTCTCATTAGTACGCATTTATTCAGTGGAAATTGGAAGACAAATGCTTGAAGGCATGTGAACTAAGTATAGCAAATTAGGGTTTAAAGACTGAATATTTATAAGTATattgaaacagttttaaaaaaaaaaatctagaatgAATTGGAAGCTGAGTGCTAGCTTTAGTATAAGAGAAACGAAGAGAGAAGTGGGAGGATTCTAAGAATAACAATACTATGAGAGAtatctctctcccccccccgccccccccccagaaaatatgtaaaatctCTCTGACAACACCTTATCAAACAACAGCCTGGCTTCTTTATGTAGCGCTCGCACAGTGAAGTTTAGCTTCTCATGTGTgtaagaagggggggaaaaaatgagggTCATGTTCATTTGCTGCTTGGTTATCCCTTGGTATGCTTTAAATTGCCTTGTTTGTTCGGCACAAGCACAGAAACAGATGTTGCTCTACCGTGCTGGATAATTTACTGTACCTCACGGTGCAGAATGGAAGGCCTCCCAAGCTACCCAGCTGGTCTGTCAGCAGCGATGGCTGGTGTCTGCTGAACTATGACAACTGCAAGTAAAGGCTGCAGTTTTATTGTGCAGTTGTCATTCCTCTCAATGTCTAACTCCGGCATTTGTGGAAAGCTGActgtctatttttttaatgtgagccTGCAAAGCCGTATAAGCTCCATTCTCCTTTGTTGATCATAATGTGACTCATTACTTTTGTCATCTAATGATTATCGGCATGATCGCTCAGAGCGAGAGCCAAGCTCGCCTTCCACACATAACTGGTACTGGAAGGTAAAACAGATTTGTCATTTACGATCTGACCGCTAAGCCACACTTTGTGCTCCATTATTGTGATTAACTTCTGCATAAGATATGCTGCCCAATTGTCATTTGGGATccggcagcaggcagggactgCCGCGCCTTCTGGGAGGATGTCCGCCGATAGGATGTGACCGCATCACTTGGGCGGTTAAACGTAAACCTGCCATTTCGCAGCGGCgctttaataattatttttcttttttttttcccccctccttccctcttcctcattTGATTTCTGCTGTCGCTATGTATGTCACCACCGTTTCCAAATGGTGGACTGGCGCGGAGTTACCAGCTTCATTTTCCGCAGGTTGAAGACAGTCTGGGAGCGGAGGCTGGACCCTTTCTTTGTACCGCGTAAAGTTTTGTTGCCAGAGTGCTGCCAGTTGAAATCTATCGTGTCAGGTGCCTTGTGGCTATCCGCAGTAGAGGCCATCTTCTGGAACCAGGGTTCTTTTCTGGCTTCGTCACCAACAAGCCGATTTGACTCTGCCTGATTATAGTAACGAAGGCAGTCCAAAAGAATATGCACAGACTCACTGTACGTCACATTGAATCACGGCACTGGCCACACAAAGCTGACCGCAGCCTCATTTCTTTAGACAAATGCATGCTTAAGGAAAAACCTCCTGCAAGAAAGCATCCAGGCCCACTTTATTTGCTATGCATGCTGCAccagatttaatttttagtgaaagaacgtttgttgttattttttttcagaggcatCTACACTGGGTAGCTACTGTCTCTAATAACTAACCTTTTGGGTGCAGCAGTTACAGTGCCTTGGTGAACACTTAGAGGAGGCTTATTTGATATCACAGAACATAAATGCAGACACAAATGGATTATTATGTGCAAATGAAACCCTATTTTAGGCTATTTTTCACACTGATGATTAGAAGGAATCAAGTCACATATAACAGCGCCCATACACGCTGGTGGAAAAATAGTCAGTTTTGATTACAAAGTGAGAGATGCAGCCCTAGACAGTAGCTACATGCTGATATACATGCTATCAGAATGATTTATGCAAATTATGCATATTATTCCCAAAGGAATTCCTCCTCAAACTGCCAGGATAAATTGCCGGAAATTAGCCATAAAATCTGTCGTGCTAGGAGCAAAAGGTGAAGGCCACTGGGAAAGCAAGGACATTCAGCTTCTGGAGCCTTCCAGGATGTGATGGTGGAGACAGAAATCTTGCTTTCCCTAAGCCTGAAAggactgtgttttgttttctcttggcCAATTAAAAGtgtctttctctcttaaaaTTACCAGGCAAATAATGAATTTCTTTCATTCACTCTACCATAACAGACACTATCATTTGGCAGTGTAGcacattgaaaagaaaataaataaatttaaaaatcctcaGAATGACTACAGAATTAACAAGCGAAATGATTTTTCTAACATATAGTCCTGCCATTACATCCAGCAGCTTTCGAAAGGCAAGCTAAACAGCTCCGTGGATGCTTTCGCTGGTATTTGCTTGCAACCTccaaaatatatgtaaatgcGTAAAGCGTTCGTGTCTTTTGATTGCGTTGTTTTCAACATGATGCCTGAATAATGACTTTCCACCCAAAACTCGGTGCTGCCTACAGCCGACAGGATTTCTCAGCACCATCGGTGAGAATCACATTGGGAGGTTCAGCGTCAcggctcccccgccccgccccgtgGGGTTGTTTATTGCCTCCTCCTGGCCTCTGCTTtatgtttggtttggggttttttttccttttttttcctttagcctGCCCTACTAAACCTGTCAAGATTCAGCAGCTGTAGCCATGTATAACTTCCAGTCATCTCCCATATTTCTGATGCTTCCCCCCCTCCGCTTTTGTTTAATCGCAGAGAGTGCCTTAAACGAGAGTTTACGAATGTGCTCGTCCTCCATGAACATTCGCATCAGCCAGGAGGATTTTGTTCTCAAGCTTGAAGGGAATCAAGAAGTTGGTTTGAGGAAAGGAGACTGGATAGCCCTTTACCCGCAGATTTTGCACATGGACCCTGAGGTCTATGAAGATCCTAAGGTAAACATTCAGCTGGTGCTACTCTTCCTACTCCAGGCACATCGCAGCAGCCAAGCCTTTTGTGatctgtgggggttttttttactgctgttcCTTCTTGTGGAACAAATCTTCCTACTTTCAGATGTATTTTCTAGGGCCCTATAGGTCAAAGGATTCATGGCCTGAAGAGAGAAATATGGTGATGAGACTGACTGCGACTGCTTTCAAAGGAATTGACAATTGCACATTGACTACCATAAACTTTAGGCTaaatgtgggttttgtttggcaGTGGATCATTTGATACCCAAGGAGGGCTGAATAATAGAAGGTGGTTTAAATAGCAAATAATGTGGGCCATTTAGCTAAGTGCCCCCAAAGCATCATTGACTCTCTGAAGCCCTATAATAGCAGTGTCTTACTTGAGCCTTATGCTTTTTCACCTCCCTTCGTAGGGATTCACCCCTTCTTGATCAATTAGTAGAGTGTTGTGAACTTGAGACTGTAAAGCTGTTGCTCTGCAGCGAAGCTTGGAGGGTAATTGTGTCATCTCcctgtatttttctctgatgCTTGAGTTAATGAATATCAAAGACTCGAAATTAATCCACCCTGCCTCAGCCTTGATACAGCTTCAGAAGTTCACCACCTGCATGCAAATTGAATAGTCCTCGTCTCGGCTAGGTTGCTCCCCCAGATTGCTGTCTCTAGCCCAGGGTGCCACAGAGGAAGAGCGAGGGTGCACACTGAGGCTGTTAAATGCCTCCTCTGCCTGAGAGGCAAGAGCTTGTACTTGATCCATTCCTCATCCCcattttcctaaggaaatggCTGTCTCCCAGCCATGCTGATTTCCATCCTTGACATTTGagccaaagaagaaaggaactggatttttttacatgtttataGATAACCCATGTTAGAGGCATTGCTCCCTGAGGCTCTCCCTTTCGGGAATTTAAGGATATGAGGTTGCAGAGGAAAGATGAAATTCAGGTGCCTTGTTGGTGCGGGACAGCATCTCGCTGTGCAGGAACTCCACCTGCCTTGGTGAGAGGAGGTGTGGAGCATGTTGGAGTTAGCAGGAGTAAGGTATAGTCACCGGGACAAACACTGGAGccatgaaaatggaaatgatgtcCAGGAGGGCTCTGGTGGCTGCCCCCACccaaaaatgaagacaaagccTGCTGAGAAAATTAGGGTTCTAAAAAAATTCCATATATTGGCAAATAGTTGATTAATATTTCTATCCTTAAAAAGTAACAACTAACAAAtaagctttttctcattttattcttaACACTTTATTTTGGAGAACATTATTGATTTGTCAAAAGTCCATCTGTTTGTTTAGGTCCTAGACCAAAAGCATCAGTGTGGAAACTGATCCCCTCCCTTATCCAATAATTGCCGGAATATATTACCATATTTCCATTGCTTGAATATATCTGCTTAGTAtcagctctgctcagctttCACAGTACAGCTTTAGttcatatattttatctttttgatAGTGAATGAGCAATCCACACATTGCAGTACATTGATTTCAGCACATGGGCCCTCTCGAAAAGTGGGGAAATCACTGTTCTGTTTAGTTCTTAAAATATGCAGTGTGCTTTCAACAATAACTACTGAGGATCAGATAGAGATGGAGAATGAATTTTTTGAAAGGTGCAGTCTTGAGCTTGTCATGTATTTAGGGAAAACTTTCCTGGGAAAACAGGCAGCTTGACGAGATAATTTTGTAGCAATGCTTTTCTCCTGGATACATAAATTTAAGTTCAAGCTATCTTCTGCTTTGGCACCATGATGTATAAGTGTAAGCATGTATTGTTGACCTCTTTCTCCACTCATCAAAGCCTAAATAAATGAGTCAGTTTTCTGTAAAGTGGAGAAATGAACCCCTAAATCCTAACTCGGCTAGTTATAGAGCTCAGTAGATGAACTCTGCAAATGCCATAGAGTGAAATATCAGGAAACCCTGCAGGAAACCCGACATGGTGGCTTCCCAAACAAAGCTAAATACAAGATGTAACAGAGAGAGACTTACATCAATCACAGGAGATTGCTCAATTTTCATAATACTCTTAGCAGGCCGTCCACACAGAACTTCATCGCCTGTTCTTGCTCAGTGTCTTCACCTTTTCCTTGCCATCAACCACCCTGTCTCTTCCAAGGAGGCCTTGTACATGGCTGAAAGTTCCTTTATTGTCAAAAATTAGTCTTTATTTAGCCAACGAACTAGCTTTTAAGGAAACACTACCCAACCCGAGGGGCTTCAGCAGCGCAAGCCTGAGTTTGATGTCTCTGTCATTGGCTCCATTCCTGTCTCAcgcttgttttctgttttcccgATTCCTTAGACACcgatttattttttgttaaaagcaaTTACAACTCTCAGATGGCTCTTAAGATGACAAAGAAAGCATAAGGTTTGACCCAGTATGTCTATGTGTTCAATACCACAGTTTTTAATTGTTCCAGGCGCCAGGAGTGCACCTTATGGAAACGTTTCAACAAACTGAAGAGCTctgggttgggttgggttggttttttaaactaTTGCAGTTCATATTTAGCAGTGCTTTTTTAGACCAGCAGGATTTACATTTCAGGAAATGAatcttttttaaggaagaagtGGTATTCTGGGCTTTCATTTGTTACTGTGCTTCTTCAAATGAAGCAATAACTTAccgggaaaaaaaaatggcatgcTTCCTTTTGGCTGGGGTGTTcaaagagactgaaaagaatTACTTGTCAGTGGAAACACACATATAACCACCTTTATCTTTGTGGAAAATCCAGGCCTCTGCCATTTAGAGAAACAAGCTCCTGTTCTTCAACACCCAAAGTTACATCCCCTCCAGTGCACCTTGTACTTGTTCCCTTTCTCATAGACCACCTCCCCTGCCACTGTTTTTTCTCGACAGCAAGACCTGCAGTGCATGGTTTTCAGAGTCTTTAATCTAATGTGTAGATCAGTATGAgtgtatttttcagtgtggtgtggttttttttaatcagttgaGGTTGGTTTCTGTCTGACTGACTTgttcccagccagctccaaatgGCTGCTGCTATAGCAGATGTATGCAAAGCAGGACAAATGCTAATGAGTGACCATAAGCAAGAAGtgtctgtcatttttattcaaaGCATGCAGGAGGATTTTGTAAGTGGTTAATTTGCCGTTGACTGAGTGAGGATGCCAGATCTCCTTCATTCAAAAACATGAATTATCTCTAAACAAGGATCCTGCTACTGGAAAATAGTCAGTAAGATGTTCAGTTTATGGAACATAGGTTACAAGCGCAACCTCAAGCCTTACTTGAAAGCACCCTCTTTATAATGGTCAATCACTGGCTGTTGTCCTGCTTTGCACACAGCTTCCGGAGCAAAACATTTGAAGGTCAGATGTGGCAAATTAAGCAGCAACCATCTCCAACTGAAGGGAAAATTGACTGCAAAGCATCGGGTCTGGTTTTCGAATAATCTGCACCACTGGGTGCAAAAGAAGGATGGATTTTGCTCTAGCTTGCAAGAGCAAGATCGGTGCAATGCATTAATTTATTCATAGGCATTTGCAGAATTTGGCAGATTATCCTTATTCATGATGTATGTACCACACTGAGCGCGTATGATGCTTTACAAGAAAATTGTCCTTCCACTAAGGTTCATTGTCCCTGCTACAAAGCGGTCAAAATCTAATTACAATCAATATAGGCCAGACATTCAGTGGATGAGACATGGAAGTTGAAGGAGCTTGACGTAAAAGGGCTAGGCTAAGTGGATTTAAGGAGTGTTCTTTGCAGGGGAGATAATGTGAGTTAATGAAACTTGAGGGAaccaactgaaaaggagaagcTGTCAGCTCCTTGTCTTCCtctttatcttattttctgGGTTTCAGAAGCGTTACCGTTGTGCAAACAAAGAAACTAATGTAACTGCCTTGTTAGATATCAcgctctctttctcttttattttcaggagtATAAGTTTGATCGATACATAGAGAATGGCAAGAAGAAAACCACGTTCTAcaaggcaggaagaaaactgaagtatttcctAATGCCCTTTGGCTCTGGGATCAGCATGTGTCCAGGGAGGTTCCTCGCAATGAACGAGATgaagatgtttcttttcttactatTGGCTCATTTTGATGTAGAACTAGTGGAAAACAAAGCTGTCAGACTTGATAACAGTCGTATGGGCCTTGGTATCCTCCTGCCAGATGTGGATATTGCCTTTCGTTACAAGCTAAGATCCTTAAGAAAGTGAGCGGCTGCCTATATACCTTCT
Coding sequences:
- the LOC127013434 gene encoding cytochrome P450 7B1; the protein is MDPFQYVYVIRNSKQLEFHEFADKMASKTFDYPALSKGKFPDLKENLHRIYQYLQGKPLDIISDHMMKNLQDIFEWKCSQATDWETEKMYKFCCSVMFEASFVTLYGRVPAADGHKVISEIRDKFIKFDASFPYLAANIPIELLGATKKVRKELIHHFLLQNMTKWLGGSKVVQARRDIFEKYELLGDYDKAAHHFAFLWASVGNTIPATFWAMYYLLRHPEALAAVRDEIDHLLQSTGQKRGPTYNIHLTREQLDNLVYLESALNESLRMCSSSMNIRISQEDFVLKLEGNQEVGLRKGDWIALYPQILHMDPEVYEDPKEYKFDRYIENGKKKTTFYKAGRKLKYFLMPFGSGISMCPGRFLAMNEMKMFLFLLLAHFDVELVENKAVRLDNSRMGLGILLPDVDIAFRYKLRSLRK